In the genome of Halapricum salinum, one region contains:
- a CDS encoding cysteine hydrolase family protein: protein MNFDADATAVVVVDMQNGFCHPDGSLYAPGSEDALDPCLDLVEQATDAGAAVVFTRDVHPPEQFEDAHYYDEFDRWGEHVIEGSWEAELADPLESEMADLVVEKHTYDAFYQTELEGWLNARGIDDLVICGTLANVCVLETASSAGVRDYRPVLVEDAVGCIEESHREYALEHAAFLFGEVEPTSEIEFA, encoded by the coding sequence ATGAACTTCGACGCCGACGCGACCGCAGTCGTCGTGGTCGACATGCAGAACGGCTTCTGTCACCCCGACGGTAGCCTCTATGCGCCGGGCAGCGAGGACGCCCTCGATCCCTGTCTCGATCTGGTCGAACAGGCAACCGACGCGGGCGCAGCCGTCGTGTTCACCCGGGACGTCCACCCACCGGAACAGTTCGAAGACGCTCACTATTACGACGAGTTCGACCGCTGGGGCGAACACGTCATCGAAGGCTCCTGGGAAGCCGAACTGGCCGACCCACTGGAATCCGAGATGGCCGACCTCGTGGTGGAGAAACACACCTACGACGCCTTCTACCAGACCGAGCTGGAGGGGTGGCTGAACGCCCGCGGGATCGACGACCTCGTGATCTGCGGGACGCTCGCGAACGTCTGTGTCCTCGAGACGGCCTCCAGCGCCGGCGTCCGTGACTATCGGCCCGTCCTGGTCGAAGACGCCGTCGGCTGTATCGAGGAGAGCCACCGTGAGTACGCCCTGGAACACGCTGCGTTCCTGTTCGGTGAGGTCGAACCGACGAGCGAGATCGAGTTCGCGTGA
- a CDS encoding helix-turn-helix domain-containing protein — MTVDLTDADHAILDMLAVGRCTVGYLADETNYSRQHVHNRLNILQAAEYVKKIHDTTALYALEDDPR; from the coding sequence ATGACGGTCGACCTCACCGACGCCGATCACGCGATCCTCGACATGCTAGCAGTGGGTCGCTGTACCGTGGGGTATCTGGCCGACGAGACGAACTACTCACGCCAGCACGTCCACAATCGGCTCAACATCCTGCAAGCGGCCGAGTACGTCAAGAAAATCCACGATACGACCGCACTCTACGCACTCGAAGACGACCCGCGCTGA
- a CDS encoding Hvo_1808 family surface protein has protein sequence MRTAIALLTALVMVCSVAVPAGVAAANPSTDSVNQTTENHPPDPPSDRLGWEDGYWYNESLSVTAEDGLNDTELDAVVARSMARVERVRGIEFNGSVPVEVISREEFREEQDGSSSNTSTANRLHQNVKWEAMLSIGEDENALETSESTRSATVGGYYSPSEERIVIVSENTTTPQMDEITLSQELFHALQDQKLRVSFNRSTQEGINARNGIVEGDGNLVDRLYGQRCDAEWDCVIPESDGSNGGGGNTSDINYGIYLTQFQPYSDGPKFVQQIQREGGWDAVDDVYENPPTSSEQIIHPEKYPDEGPVNITFEDTSSEAWSVPDMGNGSVDYARFGQAGLSAMFMRPVFASGGTASPVVGPRDFYNISNGGISDFDPLNYSLEVTNGWGNDKLYPYVTNQSAETNETGYVWQTEWDTEADAEEFADAYVDLLEHYGAESVAGNQSTYRIPDNRTFGDAFYVDVDGSTVTLVNGPNVTALSEIRAGAAPAAEPDPTTTSSDDTGSGFGPGFGAVAALLAVIAAALVSIHRRD, from the coding sequence ATGCGCACGGCCATAGCCCTCCTCACCGCCCTGGTGATGGTCTGTAGTGTCGCGGTCCCCGCCGGAGTGGCGGCTGCGAACCCGTCGACAGACTCGGTGAATCAGACGACTGAAAACCACCCGCCCGACCCGCCGAGCGACCGCCTCGGCTGGGAAGACGGCTACTGGTACAACGAGAGTCTCTCGGTGACGGCCGAGGACGGTCTCAACGACACCGAACTCGATGCGGTCGTCGCCCGGTCGATGGCCCGCGTCGAGCGCGTCCGCGGGATCGAGTTCAACGGGTCGGTCCCGGTCGAGGTCATCTCTCGCGAGGAGTTCCGCGAGGAACAGGACGGCAGCAGTTCGAATACCTCGACGGCGAACCGTCTCCATCAGAACGTCAAGTGGGAGGCGATGCTTTCGATCGGCGAAGACGAGAACGCTCTCGAAACCTCCGAATCGACACGGTCGGCCACGGTCGGCGGCTACTACAGCCCGAGCGAGGAACGGATCGTGATCGTCTCCGAAAACACGACGACGCCCCAGATGGACGAGATCACTCTCTCCCAGGAACTGTTTCACGCCCTGCAGGATCAGAAACTCAGGGTGTCGTTCAACCGCTCGACACAGGAGGGGATCAACGCCCGCAACGGGATCGTCGAGGGTGACGGCAACCTCGTCGACCGGCTCTACGGCCAGCGCTGTGACGCGGAGTGGGACTGTGTGATCCCCGAATCCGACGGGAGCAACGGCGGTGGCGGCAACACCAGCGACATCAACTACGGGATCTACCTGACGCAGTTCCAGCCCTACAGCGACGGCCCGAAGTTCGTCCAGCAGATCCAGCGCGAAGGCGGCTGGGACGCCGTCGACGACGTCTACGAGAACCCGCCGACAAGTTCCGAACAGATCATCCATCCCGAGAAGTATCCCGACGAAGGACCAGTCAACATCACGTTCGAGGACACGAGCAGCGAAGCGTGGTCCGTTCCGGACATGGGTAACGGCAGCGTCGATTACGCCCGGTTCGGACAGGCGGGCCTGAGCGCGATGTTCATGCGCCCGGTGTTCGCCTCCGGTGGGACGGCTTCGCCCGTCGTCGGTCCGCGGGACTTCTACAACATCTCCAACGGGGGGATCAGCGACTTCGATCCGCTGAACTACAGTCTCGAGGTCACGAACGGCTGGGGCAACGACAAGCTCTACCCCTACGTCACGAACCAGTCTGCCGAGACTAACGAGACGGGCTACGTCTGGCAGACCGAGTGGGACACCGAGGCTGACGCCGAGGAGTTCGCCGACGCCTACGTCGACTTACTGGAGCACTACGGTGCGGAGTCCGTCGCCGGAAACCAGAGCACCTATCGCATCCCGGACAACCGGACGTTCGGTGACGCCTTCTACGTCGACGTCGACGGCTCGACGGTGACGCTGGTCAACGGCCCGAACGTCACCGCGCTCTCGGAGATTCGCGCCGGCGCGGCCCCGGCGGCCGAGCCGGATCCGACGACGACCTCCAGTGACGACACCGGCAGCGGGTTCGGTCCCGGCTTCGGTGCCGTCGCGGCACTGCTGGCGGTGATCGCGGCCGCGCTCGTCTCGATCCACCGCCGCGACTGA
- a CDS encoding Hvo_1808 family surface protein gives MRRLLVIAVLGLLLAVAGCVAPADDPGDLGAENGYRYDADLSITTADGLNASEREALLGRTMARVERLRGLEFTDSVEMSVISRATFRNRTGGNFDGTLSPRQRWNEQVWEALHIIDEDATYPESRSTNRGSAVVGYYSPSNDSIVLVSDSPTPQVDRRTLAHELVHALQDQRLNLGERRQRQDGQLAVLGVVEGDANYVEALYERRCRSEWDCIDIPPSDRTRPQSFNQGLFLVSFLPYAEGPNFVNALHSRGGWDAVNDRYDNFPESTEQLIHPEYFPTQSPVDVSVPDRARGGWERFSNLSEPRTDTVGEGSIYAMFVATDVIERTGAAQYNYDHPLSNGWAGDTLVPYRNDGEYGYVWRIRWDSRADAREFVRGYRDLLDSHEAEAVGDGRYVVSDGDFADAFRLSRDGRTVTIVNAPRVSDLERIHSSS, from the coding sequence ATGCGACGCCTGCTGGTGATCGCCGTCCTCGGCCTGCTGCTGGCAGTAGCCGGCTGTGTCGCGCCGGCCGACGATCCCGGCGATCTCGGTGCGGAGAACGGCTATCGTTACGACGCCGACCTCTCGATCACGACCGCCGACGGACTCAACGCGAGCGAACGGGAGGCGCTGCTCGGTCGGACGATGGCTCGTGTCGAACGTCTCCGGGGGCTCGAGTTCACCGATTCGGTCGAGATGTCGGTGATCTCGCGGGCGACGTTCCGAAACCGTACGGGGGGCAATTTCGACGGGACGCTCTCGCCGCGCCAGCGCTGGAACGAACAGGTCTGGGAAGCGCTGCATATTATCGACGAGGACGCGACCTATCCCGAGTCCCGCTCGACCAACCGCGGATCCGCCGTCGTCGGCTACTACTCGCCCAGCAACGACTCGATCGTCCTCGTCAGCGACTCGCCGACGCCCCAGGTCGATCGGCGGACGCTGGCCCACGAACTCGTCCACGCCCTGCAGGACCAGCGGCTGAATCTCGGTGAGCGCCGCCAGCGTCAGGACGGCCAGCTTGCAGTGCTCGGCGTCGTCGAAGGCGACGCCAACTACGTCGAGGCACTGTACGAACGCCGCTGCCGCTCGGAGTGGGACTGCATCGACATCCCGCCGAGCGACCGGACGCGCCCGCAGTCGTTCAATCAGGGGCTGTTTCTGGTGAGTTTCCTGCCCTACGCCGAAGGGCCGAACTTCGTGAACGCCCTCCACTCGCGTGGCGGCTGGGACGCCGTCAACGATCGGTACGACAACTTCCCCGAGAGCACCGAACAGCTGATCCACCCCGAGTACTTCCCGACGCAGTCGCCAGTCGACGTCTCGGTTCCCGACCGCGCTCGCGGCGGCTGGGAGCGATTTTCGAACCTCAGCGAGCCCCGGACCGACACGGTCGGCGAGGGCTCGATCTACGCCATGTTCGTCGCCACCGACGTCATCGAGCGCACGGGGGCGGCCCAGTACAATTACGACCACCCGCTCTCGAACGGCTGGGCCGGCGACACGCTCGTCCCCTACCGGAACGACGGCGAGTACGGCTACGTCTGGCGTATCCGCTGGGATTCACGGGCAGACGCCCGGGAGTTCGTCAGGGGCTATCGCGACCTCCTCGATAGTCACGAGGCCGAAGCGGTCGGTGACGGTCGTTACGTCGTCTCTGATGGCGACTTTGCTGACGCCTTCCGACTCTCTCGCGACGGCCGGACGGTCACGATCGTCAACGCGCCGCGCGTGAGCGATCTGGAGCGGATTCACTCGTCGTCGTGA
- a CDS encoding DUF2309 domain-containing protein, with translation MSTEHAIESSIDEAADAVGSVWPLHSFVTANPLAGFEDRPFHEAVADAERLLGGEGYPSPEVFRRAFESGQIDPEILRSELSEHGYDSDPEAALEKMADAQRESDTVESSTTATDHVDAVLTKWLAAFLDQGTAEWSMPNREQGFYGAFTTVAPHDGDIPDAEAIADLPEDPVGAIRERLAEYPVGQWRDIFEFQLAALPGWTGYLKQRAADESDWQSNYPITLTGYLAVRLSLADAFDAPLAPPEDDDASDHGTNDEDLPLAEVWLTAWEQSYCTELVDSLTDASESLADAEDDQHPDAQLVFCIDTRSEIIRRHLEAAGNYETHGYAGFFGIPMRHEGHDTDVSVDACPPILDAQHRISDHPTNEDAKADYDRWHGALDATKSAVKRLKANGATAFSFVESAGAGYGAALTARTLVPDRVHDVFDATDERVPDDQEVCQPRIDYNPDAVHDLRAGLTLDEKVEYAATAFELMGWEEFARLVVFTGHASETTNNPFDSSLDCGACAGNPGGPNARVLAAICNDDAVKRELRERGIDVPEDTVFLAAEHNTTTDEVDLYDSDVPESHDADVEQLRADLEVARAGAAAERADDMDAEADSGVRETHRRAADWAETRPEWGLAGNAGFVIGPRELTGGLDLDGRSFLHSYDWSTDSDGEALEAIITGPMVVTQWINSQYYFATVDNAVFGSGSKVTQNPVGNVGVYQGNGGDLMTGLPLQSLMSADDEPYHQPLRLSTVIHAPVERVTEILADHEEVASLLDNGWLALTVVDPQKGHRAFHYEGQREWTPVSEEPKASPEVAAPTTADD, from the coding sequence ATGAGTACTGAACACGCGATCGAATCGAGTATCGACGAGGCAGCAGACGCGGTCGGGTCGGTCTGGCCACTCCACTCGTTCGTGACGGCCAACCCCCTCGCCGGGTTCGAGGACCGCCCCTTCCACGAGGCCGTCGCCGACGCCGAACGCCTCCTGGGCGGCGAGGGCTACCCGAGCCCCGAGGTGTTCCGTCGGGCGTTCGAGTCCGGCCAGATCGATCCCGAGATCCTGCGCTCGGAACTATCCGAGCACGGCTACGACTCAGATCCCGAGGCAGCCCTGGAGAAGATGGCCGACGCCCAGCGCGAGTCCGACACGGTCGAGAGCTCGACGACGGCCACGGACCACGTCGACGCAGTCCTGACGAAGTGGCTGGCAGCCTTCCTCGACCAGGGGACGGCCGAGTGGTCGATGCCCAACCGCGAGCAGGGCTTCTACGGGGCGTTCACGACCGTCGCGCCCCACGACGGCGACATTCCCGACGCCGAAGCGATCGCCGACCTGCCCGAGGATCCAGTCGGCGCGATCAGAGAGCGTCTCGCGGAGTATCCGGTCGGCCAGTGGCGCGACATCTTCGAGTTCCAGCTCGCGGCACTGCCTGGCTGGACGGGCTATCTCAAACAGCGCGCGGCCGACGAGAGCGACTGGCAGTCGAACTATCCGATCACGCTCACCGGCTACCTCGCCGTTCGACTGAGCCTCGCCGACGCCTTCGACGCGCCGCTGGCACCGCCCGAAGACGACGACGCGAGCGACCACGGCACGAACGACGAGGACCTGCCACTTGCCGAGGTCTGGCTGACGGCCTGGGAGCAGTCCTATTGCACGGAGCTGGTCGACTCGCTCACCGACGCGAGCGAGTCGCTCGCAGACGCGGAAGACGATCAGCATCCGGACGCTCAGTTAGTCTTCTGTATCGACACGCGCTCGGAGATCATCCGCCGCCATCTCGAAGCGGCCGGCAACTACGAGACCCACGGCTACGCCGGCTTCTTCGGGATCCCGATGCGCCACGAGGGCCACGACACTGACGTCTCCGTCGACGCCTGCCCGCCCATTCTCGACGCCCAGCACCGTATCAGCGATCATCCGACAAACGAGGACGCCAAGGCCGACTACGACCGCTGGCACGGGGCGCTCGACGCCACGAAGTCGGCGGTCAAGCGCCTCAAGGCCAACGGCGCGACCGCGTTCAGCTTCGTCGAGAGCGCGGGTGCGGGCTACGGGGCTGCACTGACCGCGCGCACGCTCGTCCCGGACCGCGTCCACGACGTCTTCGACGCCACCGACGAGCGCGTCCCCGACGACCAGGAGGTCTGCCAGCCCCGCATCGACTACAATCCCGACGCCGTCCACGACCTCCGTGCCGGACTCACACTCGACGAAAAGGTCGAGTACGCCGCGACCGCCTTCGAACTGATGGGGTGGGAGGAGTTCGCGCGCCTCGTCGTGTTCACCGGCCACGCCAGCGAGACGACGAACAATCCGTTCGACTCGAGCCTCGATTGTGGAGCCTGCGCCGGCAACCCCGGCGGCCCGAACGCCCGCGTGCTCGCGGCCATCTGCAACGACGACGCGGTCAAGCGCGAGCTCCGCGAGCGCGGGATCGACGTGCCCGAGGACACCGTCTTCCTCGCGGCCGAGCACAACACGACGACCGACGAGGTCGACCTCTACGACAGCGACGTCCCCGAATCCCACGACGCAGACGTCGAACAGCTCCGTGCGGATCTGGAAGTCGCACGCGCCGGGGCTGCCGCCGAGCGCGCCGACGACATGGACGCCGAGGCCGACTCCGGAGTCCGCGAGACCCACCGCCGCGCCGCCGACTGGGCCGAGACCCGCCCGGAGTGGGGGCTGGCCGGCAACGCCGGCTTCGTGATCGGGCCGCGCGAACTGACCGGCGGGCTGGATCTCGACGGGCGCTCGTTCCTGCACTCGTACGACTGGTCGACCGATTCGGACGGGGAGGCGCTGGAAGCTATCATCACTGGTCCGATGGTCGTCACCCAGTGGATCAACAGCCAGTACTACTTCGCGACCGTCGACAACGCCGTCTTCGGCAGCGGCTCGAAGGTCACGCAGAATCCGGTCGGCAACGTCGGCGTCTACCAGGGCAACGGCGGGGACCTGATGACCGGCCTCCCGCTGCAGTCGCTGATGAGCGCCGACGACGAGCCCTACCACCAGCCGCTGCGTCTCTCGACGGTGATCCACGCGCCGGTCGAGCGCGTCACCGAGATCCTGGCCGATCACGAGGAGGTGGCGTCGCTACTCGATAACGGCTGGCTCGCGCTGACAGTGGTCGATCCCCAGAAGGGCCACCGCGCGTTCCACTACGAAGGCCAGCGCGAGTGGACGCCTGTCTCCGAAGAACCGAAAGCGAGCCCGGAAGTCGCTGCGCCGACCACCGCCGACGACTAA
- a CDS encoding proton-conducting transporter transmembrane domain-containing protein, translating into MTGNEQTTTVGQLPAQSSEGSRAPEALTRLVWALWIVSVGVLGLRLWTDQTWELPGLLAVDGLTVVMWTTVTFFSGIVHSYSRRYMAGSEVIDRFFGRVFAFTLIVMALVAADNLLLFGAAWLAMGLVMASLIGTVEGWPQAQAAAALARRYFLASSALLAVALAALWVHTGATTVSGIAAALGDSSLIVLVAASALVLAAMVQSALLPFHTWLLSSMTAPTPASALMHAGFVNAGGILLVRFAPVVTVDATVMLVIVLAGAASALGGKLLKLVQTDVKGKLGCSTVGQMGFMLMQAGLGFFAAAVTHLILHGFYKAYQFLASGEQVEHTSPTKSKAAGSTGVGGLAVITATGLVGGALFAFLTGKGTKLGSGLLLTFVVVLTVLHATREIVTHTSAPATIRYGGVPLVALPAIAIYAGFYHVIEGLLAGLPAVGYQAELTPFHGLLAAAFLAVYLAIETGVYKHSQRLYVALLNASQPPSQTLLTSTEDYNEY; encoded by the coding sequence ATGACTGGAAACGAACAGACGACGACGGTGGGACAGCTTCCAGCCCAATCGAGTGAAGGGTCACGCGCGCCGGAAGCGCTGACTCGGCTCGTATGGGCGCTGTGGATCGTGAGCGTCGGCGTGCTGGGCCTGCGGCTGTGGACCGACCAGACCTGGGAACTGCCGGGCCTGCTGGCCGTCGACGGGCTGACAGTCGTGATGTGGACGACAGTCACGTTCTTCAGCGGGATCGTCCACAGCTACTCGCGTCGCTATATGGCCGGCAGCGAGGTCATCGATCGATTCTTCGGCCGCGTGTTCGCGTTCACACTGATCGTGATGGCTCTGGTCGCGGCCGACAACCTCCTGCTGTTCGGGGCCGCCTGGCTCGCGATGGGGCTGGTGATGGCCAGCCTGATCGGAACGGTCGAGGGCTGGCCGCAAGCCCAGGCCGCAGCCGCGCTCGCACGCAGATACTTCCTTGCCAGTAGCGCGCTCCTCGCGGTCGCGCTCGCGGCGTTGTGGGTCCACACCGGCGCGACGACGGTCTCGGGAATCGCTGCTGCCCTCGGAGACTCCTCGTTGATCGTGCTGGTCGCCGCGAGCGCGCTCGTTCTCGCGGCGATGGTCCAGTCGGCCCTCCTCCCGTTTCACACGTGGTTGCTCTCCTCGATGACTGCGCCCACGCCGGCCTCGGCGCTGATGCACGCCGGGTTCGTCAACGCCGGCGGCATCCTGCTGGTCCGGTTCGCGCCAGTCGTCACCGTCGACGCCACCGTCATGCTGGTGATCGTCCTGGCCGGGGCAGCAAGCGCCCTGGGCGGCAAGCTCCTGAAGCTCGTCCAGACGGACGTCAAGGGCAAACTGGGCTGCTCGACGGTCGGCCAGATGGGGTTCATGCTCATGCAGGCCGGCCTGGGCTTTTTCGCGGCCGCGGTCACTCACCTCATCCTGCACGGCTTCTACAAGGCCTACCAGTTCCTCGCCTCGGGCGAGCAGGTCGAGCACACGTCACCGACGAAGTCGAAGGCAGCCGGCTCGACTGGCGTCGGTGGTCTCGCAGTGATCACCGCCACCGGGCTCGTAGGTGGAGCGCTGTTCGCGTTCCTCACCGGCAAGGGGACGAAACTCGGGAGCGGGCTCCTGCTGACGTTCGTCGTCGTGCTGACCGTGCTGCACGCGACGCGCGAGATCGTCACGCACACCTCAGCGCCCGCCACGATTCGCTACGGCGGCGTCCCGCTGGTTGCACTCCCGGCGATCGCGATCTACGCCGGGTTCTATCACGTGATCGAGGGGCTGCTGGCCGGCCTGCCCGCGGTCGGCTACCAGGCCGAACTGACCCCGTTCCACGGCCTGCTCGCCGCCGCGTTCCTCGCGGTCTATCTCGCCATCGAAACCGGCGTCTACAAGCACAGTCAGCGCCTCTACGTGGCGCTTTTGAACGCGAGCCAGCCGCCGTCGCAGACCCTGCTGACGAGTACGGAGGATTACAATGAGTACTGA
- a CDS encoding phosphoribosylanthranilate isomerase, which produces MTRVKICGLTRERDRDVAVAADADAIGLIAGVTVDTPREIDLETAADLADSTPPLVTSVLVTMPESESEARERIAQVGPDAIQLHAADPALVAALDDAPAKVVVAVDPTDEDLAEYAEAADALLVDSVDAKGGGGTGETHDWERTRQLVADLDVPVILAGGLTPENVERAVETVGPFAVDVASGVEREGGIKDHDAVRSFIERATRARVAP; this is translated from the coding sequence ATGACGCGGGTGAAGATCTGCGGTCTCACACGCGAGCGCGACCGCGACGTCGCGGTCGCGGCCGACGCGGACGCCATCGGTCTGATTGCCGGCGTCACCGTCGACACGCCCCGCGAGATCGATTTGGAGACGGCCGCTGACCTCGCGGACTCGACCCCACCGCTGGTCACGAGCGTCCTCGTGACGATGCCCGAGAGTGAGAGCGAGGCTCGCGAGCGGATCGCACAGGTGGGACCGGACGCGATTCAGTTGCACGCGGCCGACCCCGCCCTCGTCGCGGCGCTCGACGACGCACCCGCGAAAGTCGTCGTCGCCGTCGATCCGACCGACGAAGACCTCGCCGAATATGCCGAGGCGGCCGACGCGCTGCTCGTGGACTCCGTCGACGCCAAGGGTGGCGGTGGGACCGGCGAAACCCACGACTGGGAGCGTACGCGCCAGCTCGTTGCCGACCTCGACGTTCCCGTGATCCTCGCCGGCGGTCTCACCCCCGAGAACGTCGAGCGAGCGGTCGAGACGGTCGGTCCCTTCGCCGTCGACGTCGCCAGCGGTGTCGAGCGCGAAGGCGGGATCAAGGATCACGACGCTGTTCGAAGCTTCATCGAGCGGGCCACTCGCGCCCGGGTCGCGCCATGA
- a CDS encoding GNAT family N-acetyltransferase: protein MTRDRTRPTIRQFEPGDTEAMLALNERAMRGEGTDPADIPDIGDLHRVEETYLDSGGEFLVAVAEGEVVAMGGLTVEGDQGELLRMRVDPDHQQEGLGSRLVARLEEVARERGVTRLVAETAIRQQAATKFYPAHGFEEQSRRSFEDYELIEFEKRL from the coding sequence GTGACCCGCGATCGAACGCGACCGACGATCCGTCAGTTCGAACCGGGAGACACCGAGGCGATGCTGGCGCTCAACGAACGGGCGATGCGAGGGGAGGGAACAGATCCAGCAGACATCCCAGACATCGGGGACCTCCATCGAGTCGAGGAGACGTACCTCGACTCAGGTGGGGAATTTCTCGTCGCCGTGGCCGAGGGCGAAGTCGTTGCGATGGGGGGATTGACGGTCGAAGGCGACCAGGGAGAACTCCTCCGGATGCGCGTCGATCCCGACCACCAGCAGGAGGGATTGGGATCGCGGCTGGTGGCGCGGCTGGAAGAAGTCGCGCGCGAGCGCGGCGTCACACGTCTCGTCGCCGAGACGGCCATCAGACAGCAAGCGGCGACGAAATTCTATCCTGCACACGGCTTCGAAGAGCAGTCCCGTCGGTCGTTCGAGGACTACGAACTGATCGAATTCGAGAAACGACTGTAG
- the trpD gene encoding anthranilate phosphoribosyltransferase produces the protein MKEYIERVTDGENLTVEEARAAATAVFEDATEAQIGALLAALRSKGETEAEIAGFAQGMREAARTIDPDRRSLVDTCGTGGDDYDTINVSTTSALVAAGAGVTIAKHGNYSVSSNSGSSDVLEETGVTLESDPAAVESHVEQLGIGYMHAPEFHPAMKAVIGPRKELGVETIFNVLGPLTNPAGANAQVLGVYDPDLVSTIAQALAHMSVEHALVVHGAGMDEITVHDATTVAEVEGESITEYTITPADLGLEQHDISAVAGGTPAENAADLEGIVDGSVDGAKRDIILANAGAAAYVAGEASSLADGVELADQAIESGDAAAKLEDLREAGA, from the coding sequence ATGAAGGAATACATCGAACGCGTGACCGACGGCGAGAATCTGACAGTCGAAGAGGCACGGGCGGCGGCGACGGCCGTCTTCGAGGACGCGACGGAGGCCCAGATCGGTGCGTTGCTGGCGGCCCTCAGGTCGAAGGGCGAGACCGAAGCGGAGATCGCGGGCTTCGCACAGGGGATGCGCGAGGCCGCGCGGACGATCGACCCCGATCGCCGCTCGCTCGTGGATACGTGCGGCACGGGCGGGGACGACTACGACACGATCAACGTTTCGACGACCAGCGCTCTCGTCGCTGCCGGCGCGGGCGTCACGATCGCCAAGCACGGTAACTACTCCGTCTCCTCGAACTCGGGGAGTTCTGACGTCCTCGAAGAAACGGGCGTCACGCTCGAAAGCGATCCGGCGGCCGTCGAATCTCACGTCGAACAACTGGGGATCGGCTACATGCACGCGCCGGAGTTCCATCCCGCGATGAAGGCCGTCATCGGCCCGCGAAAGGAACTCGGCGTCGAGACGATATTCAACGTCCTCGGACCACTCACCAACCCCGCAGGTGCGAACGCGCAGGTGCTGGGCGTCTACGATCCCGATCTCGTCTCGACCATCGCGCAGGCACTCGCGCACATGTCCGTCGAACACGCACTGGTCGTCCACGGCGCGGGGATGGACGAGATCACCGTCCACGACGCGACGACCGTCGCCGAGGTCGAAGGCGAATCGATCACCGAGTACACGATCACGCCTGCCGATCTGGGCCTCGAACAGCACGACATCTCCGCGGTCGCTGGCGGGACGCCTGCCGAGAACGCTGCGGATCTGGAGGGGATCGTCGACGGCAGCGTCGACGGTGCGAAACGGGATATCATCCTCGCCAACGCCGGTGCGGCGGCCTACGTGGCTGGCGAGGCGTCCTCGCTCGCAGACGGCGTCGAACTGGCCGATCAGGCCATCGAGTCGGGCGATGCGGCCGCCAAGCTCGAAGACCTCCGCGAGGCCGGTGCATGA
- a CDS encoding Lrp/AsnC family transcriptional regulator — protein sequence MGEQDIDDVDKAILYALQEDARNMSSGDIAERTGTSDSTVRKRIQRLESEGMIKGYSAEVDYQRSGYPLRMLLFCTASIPERGEIVPDILEIDGVVSVQELVTGEQNLLVTAVGETDSDITPVAQKLLDMDLTVADEVLVRSHETTPFGGFVTDDG from the coding sequence ATGGGCGAGCAAGACATCGACGACGTAGACAAAGCCATCCTGTACGCCTTGCAGGAGGACGCCCGGAACATGTCCTCGGGAGACATCGCCGAGCGAACCGGGACCTCCGACAGCACCGTCCGCAAGCGGATCCAGCGCCTGGAGTCCGAGGGCATGATCAAGGGGTACAGTGCCGAAGTCGATTACCAGCGATCGGGCTACCCGCTCCGCATGTTACTGTTCTGCACCGCCTCGATTCCCGAACGCGGGGAGATCGTCCCCGACATTCTGGAAATCGACGGCGTCGTCTCGGTCCAGGAACTGGTCACGGGCGAACAGAACCTGCTCGTGACCGCGGTCGGTGAGACGGACAGCGACATCACTCCTGTCGCTCAGAAGCTACTCGACATGGACCTGACCGTCGCCGACGAGGTCCTCGTCCGGAGCCACGAGACGACACCGTTCGGCGGATTCGTCACCGACGACGGCTAG